The genomic stretch GCCTCGAAGGTGGAAAGAATGGGACTGCATGCGTGATCATCATGCTCTTTGCGCCCATTTTGGCTGTCTCTTCCAGGTGAGGGCCGAGTGGGTGTGGCCTCAGTGCCTCTCCCTGCCCCGCCCGCCTCTGTGACCTCGCCCCTCCACCACACCACCGCAGCGCTGATGGCTCAGCTTTACCCCGTGCTGGACAGCTTCAACCACACCCTGAGGCGGCTGTCCCTGGAGGTGGGCCGTCTCTCCCACGGCCTGGCTGAGCTCcggagggaagagaggggtggggccccgcgtggaggaggaggaggaggaagaggaggagcgagAGGCCACAACCTCGAGGCCCGGCTCACGGAGAGCACCAAGCAGATGGGCCAAGTGAGGGCCCTGCTGAGCTCCAGGCAAAACGAGCTGGAGGGGCGACTGCAATCCCAGCATGCTGTGCTGCACCACCACCTGACTGCCTTCAAGGCGGACGCTGACAGCAAGATTGAGCAGAACGAGGTGAGAACAGAGAAGGCTGCTGCTTTGCTGATGGCCATTGTGTAGACTAACATGAGCCTGACACAGAACCCCTCTCCTGATATACAACATTATttaaagcagggatcatcaaattgCTGGTCCTCGAAGGCCAagacctgctggttttccaccttccttttacctgggagtcaggggtGAAGACTGTCTGGTCAATCATGAGCGCTAATTGATCAGTTAATtaccagggagaaaagaaagccatcgctggatttggatttgacaACCAGATTTTGTTGAATCCTGATTTAAAGTCTTgcctgtagcataatggttaaggtacatgactaggacccgccAGGTCAGTGGCTCGATCtgcggtgtagccacaataagatccgcacagcattgctccaggggaggactgtctcctgcttagtctaatcagctgtacttcactcaggataagagtgtctgccaaatgccattaatgtaatgtaatgttatggcCAGATTTACGTATATATGAAACTCGCAGTGCAAAATGCAGCCTGCTGAGGTTATGTTGATGTGGTCACAGTTTGTctgaaattaacattttatttatgaaggcTACAGTTAATTTAATAGTTAATTTTAGattattttgtgaatattttagCTTAATCTGTGATTTATAATCATTTCTTGCTTGGGGACTTGAAATAATGCTTGAATGCAATGATTCTCTCTTTGAATATTCTAGGACCATGCCAGTGTCTATTATGGCTGGTAGTTCACTGGGCAATCATAACATCATATATAGTGCCATGGTGCTGGCATGAGGATGGCTTTCCCTTGGAAAGAGTATTACTCATCACTGCCAATGTTGTGCTTCTGCTCTtagttatttaattagctcaatcatatctttatatggcctcacagcaaggaggtcctgggttcgaatccccgtcggccggggcctctctgtgcggagtttgcatgttctccccgtgtctgcgtgggtttcctccgggtactccggtttcctcccacagtccaaagacatgcacgttaggctgattggagagtctaaattgcccgtaggtatgagtgtatgagtgtatgagtgtatgagtgtgtgagtgaatggtgtgtgtgccctgagatagactggcgacctgtccagggtgtattcctgcctttcgcccaatgtatgctgggataggctccagcccccctgcgaccctgatcaggataagcgggttcagataatggatggatggatggatatcttTATATGACATTTATATAAGTACTGGTTACAGCCGAAGACTGCAAGGGTATCCAAAAGACTTTACTGTgttcaagtacaggagtgaaccagtgtagcTTATAGAGCTATCAGATAATTAAACTAAGGTAATTGGTAGGAACAGAAACCACCTTGCAGACTGCCCTTCCACAACCGGAGTTGTACACCCCTGCATTAGATGTACAGGCCAGAGGATAGGAAGTAATTTACCATCCTGGTTGGATTTAGTCAAACAGACATAATGAATGTGAAAACCTCTGTCCCGTTTAATTCCAGGCCAGCCTTCTGTCGCTCAACGCAACCTTGGCAGAGGTGAGGCAAAAGCAGCATCAACTGGAGGAGACGGTGCACGGGCAGGCCGATGGGAGCAGAGCTCAGCCTTGGCAGGGAGCGGCTATGTGGAAGGCTATAGGGATGCTGGAGACCAATGTGTTGAGCAACACCAGGAACGTCGCCACCCTGAAGGAGAAATCAGACCGGGCAGCCCGTCACCTCGGGGACCTGCAGAGGGGGCTCCGGAGCCTGGAGGGGAAGCTGGCCCTGACGGGACGCACGTCCCAGGACCACTTCACCGACACGGCGCTGGACGTGGAGGCCGCCAGGGCGGCAGTACTGGACAGGGTGACCGAGCTAGCCAGCAACCTCACCATCCAGGGGCAGCAAGTGAGCGAGATGGAGTCTGACCTGAGGTACCTCCAGGAGCGGCTTGACGGTGAAGGTGCCGCGTCGACCTGTGACTGTGCCGCCATGGTGAACGCCATGTCCATCCTGCGGCAGGACATAGCCAGAGCCCTCGAGGTGGACAAGGAGAACCGGCAGGCCTGGGAAGAGGGCGCCGGGGGACAGTACCCCTGGGAGGGGGGCTGGGACGGCTCGCTGAGCGGCCTGCAGAAGGAGCTGAGGCAGGTTCGGGAGTCCCTGTCCTTGGAGCAGGACAGGGGCAAGGCGGCAATGCTCAATGTGTCCCGGCTGCAGGCGGCCCAGCTGCTGATCCAGCAGGACATCCTGGTCCTGCTCCAGAGGGACGGGGAAAAGACCAAAGAGATTCGCCGCCTGTCCGGCTCCTTCTCCTCACTGCTGAAGGACGCCATCCGCCACTCAGAGGTGCTGGAGGTCCTGCTGGGAGAGGAGGTGCTTCAGTTTAaggagctccctgcccaggagcAGCGTGAGTACTCCATACCCCTGCTCAGGAGGAGAGTCCTGCTCGCTGAGGAGCAGATCAAGAGCCATGCCCTGACCATGACCGCTCTGGAAAGTCCGGTCATTAATGACGACCCTTCAGCCGCCCCTTCAGAGAGGTTCAAGAGAGAAAGCGATGTGGTATACAGCTCCGAGGACTACTCTGTCAGTGACTTCTGGAGCttggggagagaggt from Conger conger chromosome 2, fConCon1.1, whole genome shotgun sequence encodes the following:
- the LOC133121100 gene encoding multimerin-2-like gives rise to the protein MARVLLLLIGFLLEALCDIRARDPEVEDDRAQGSATWQGQRFGMYGHGSPVPGYGPVPGGPRHTYDGTPEESAHPSGEFQNNAPRIGNWCGFVHQHMVTTAVLLSSERYIAKSLSPCPRSPTDCRLTLYKLSTRPVYKEEQKIVTSLLWRCCPGYGGHECEVSVADAHTSDPGDQTSWDPRAGLGDAQQQGSDRQTELSEDLSLAQRDFQPQGDHLGNLPHPAVSPQDVKQTGKCPFSAPAFTLIWHMKLPGEGRVGVASVPLPAPPASVTSPLHHTTAALMAQLYPVLDSFNHTLRRLSLEVGRLSHGLAELRREERGGAPRGGGGGGRGGARGHNLEARLTESTKQMGQVRALLSSRQNELEGRLQSQHAVLHHHLTAFKADADSKIEQNEASLLSLNATLAEVRQKQHQLEETVHGQADGSRAQPWQGAAMWKAIGMLETNVLSNTRNVATLKEKSDRAARHLGDLQRGLRSLEGKLALTGRTSQDHFTDTALDVEAARAAVLDRVTELASNLTIQGQQVSEMESDLRYLQERLDGEGAASTCDCAAMVNAMSILRQDIARALEVDKENRQAWEEGAGGQYPWEGGWDGSLSGLQKELRQVRESLSLEQDRGKAAMLNVSRLQAAQLLIQQDILVLLQRDGEKTKEIRRLSGSFSSLLKDAIRHSEVLEVLLGEEVLQFKELPAQEQREYSIPLLRRRVLLAEEQIKSHALTMTALESPVINDDPSAAPSERFKRESDVVYSSEDYSVSDFWSLGREVEELETRMRQLEGQSCISRCCNCTSHTHAAAPAGLEVELQDEVVALRRGLEDHLQMFRNIFGNMDGGTHPNGTLDLDMLWAALRGKEGKKKLKKLRKDKERSGHLSAGMVNSRNKRELTPKTEDLSQFPDAPIAFLASTHDGTERPGPLIFERVSLNHGQAYCPGTGVFRAPHAGLYLFLLTLEFGPGPAVAILKREGAPVATLRQGPGEAGGAATRVCTLELGQGEQVTLELVQGTVGHGNPPDNTFAGLQFLRTT